The following proteins are encoded in a genomic region of Desulfobulbaceae bacterium:
- a CDS encoding tetratricopeptide repeat protein produces the protein MSRKIKQRPTSGIKKTSPPATNTLQTAINAHNNGDIYKAETLYRAVLTALPRNTDALNLLATLYQQQGRFKDAIPLLTRAITLTPSRPDYHSNLGSALRSAGELDKATTAFRKALSLQPGHLESQFNLAMTRRELGDIAGALQSFRTILITKPSFIPAHEMMAKIMLEQRLLDEALACLQEIIHYAPQNSTAFFESGNILQAQNKLTDAVTAYKHAIALTPHYAVALNNLGNTLVKQGKLNAAMHCYQEAIRHMPDLGEAYVNLGWTYKEHGMIEDDIACLKQYLSLRPNDHKAHSDLLFSMNYDPSYSPEQLYSAAKGWWQQHAPKEIIFTHQPRISGQKLRIGFLSPDFRQHPVGTFLTPLFSAIDKQKASLHCYAEMHNQQKDAVSHRLLSIADTWTNTLGLTAAEAAARIHQDRIDILIDLAGHSANNRLDIMALKPAPVQVSWLGYVNTTGLPVIDYRLTDIVTDPPGTEAWHSEKLFRMPDAFFCYEPPVDAPAIGPLPALTQGHITFGSLNNPAKISPQVIAVWAKILIQTPHSRLIMIGAPFADEFIINRYQSLFSDQGVDSERISMRATLPMQEYLQLYNTIDIALDPFPHNGHTVTCHTLWMGVPVIALLGERYAARMGASVLVGTGLSELVAPTTDDYISMTTTLANDLKRLSELRNSMRDRLSRSPICNTRRFAQNFLQAMQQMATPWLISH, from the coding sequence ATGTCCCGGAAAATCAAACAACGCCCTACCTCCGGGATAAAAAAAACATCCCCCCCTGCAACCAATACTCTCCAAACAGCCATCAACGCCCACAACAACGGTGACATCTACAAGGCAGAAACCCTCTACCGTGCCGTCCTGACGGCTCTGCCACGAAACACCGACGCCTTAAACCTGTTGGCAACCCTCTATCAGCAACAAGGGAGATTTAAGGATGCCATCCCGCTCTTGACCCGGGCGATTACCCTAACACCCTCGCGGCCTGACTACCATTCAAACCTAGGCTCAGCCCTGCGAAGCGCCGGAGAACTCGACAAGGCCACCACCGCATTCAGGAAGGCCCTTTCCTTGCAACCGGGCCACCTGGAATCTCAATTTAATCTGGCGATGACCCGCCGTGAGCTAGGTGATATTGCTGGGGCACTCCAAAGCTTTCGCACCATCCTCATCACCAAGCCCTCCTTCATCCCAGCGCATGAAATGATGGCCAAGATCATGCTGGAGCAAAGACTGCTTGATGAAGCTCTAGCCTGTCTCCAAGAAATCATCCACTATGCCCCGCAGAACAGCACGGCTTTTTTCGAGTCCGGCAATATCCTGCAAGCCCAGAACAAACTCACCGATGCCGTTACAGCCTATAAGCACGCCATTGCCCTCACCCCTCATTACGCCGTGGCCCTCAACAATCTGGGCAACACCTTAGTCAAACAAGGAAAGCTTAACGCCGCCATGCACTGCTACCAAGAGGCCATCCGGCACATGCCTGATCTTGGCGAAGCCTATGTCAACCTCGGTTGGACCTACAAAGAACACGGGATGATTGAGGACGATATTGCCTGCCTTAAGCAGTACCTCTCGCTCCGCCCCAACGACCACAAGGCACACAGTGATCTGCTCTTCTCTATGAATTACGATCCCTCTTATAGCCCAGAACAGCTCTACTCTGCCGCCAAAGGCTGGTGGCAGCAGCATGCGCCAAAAGAAATCATCTTCACTCACCAACCTCGAATCTCTGGTCAAAAATTACGGATCGGCTTTCTCTCCCCTGACTTTCGGCAGCATCCGGTGGGAACATTCCTCACCCCACTGTTCTCCGCCATCGATAAACAAAAGGCAAGCCTGCACTGTTACGCCGAAATGCACAATCAGCAGAAGGATGCCGTAAGCCACAGACTGCTCTCCATTGCCGACACCTGGACCAACACCCTAGGACTCACGGCTGCTGAAGCGGCAGCAAGAATCCATCAAGATCGTATCGACATCCTGATCGACCTGGCCGGACATTCCGCAAATAACCGACTGGACATCATGGCGCTTAAACCAGCCCCTGTCCAGGTGAGCTGGCTTGGTTATGTCAACACCACCGGGCTGCCGGTCATCGATTACCGCCTCACCGACATTGTGACAGACCCTCCCGGCACGGAGGCATGGCATAGCGAGAAGCTATTCAGGATGCCTGATGCCTTCTTCTGCTATGAACCGCCTGTTGACGCTCCAGCCATCGGTCCGCTTCCCGCCCTGACTCAAGGGCATATCACCTTCGGCTCCCTCAACAATCCGGCAAAGATCTCCCCACAGGTCATCGCCGTGTGGGCAAAAATTCTTATACAAACGCCGCACTCCCGACTGATAATGATAGGGGCTCCCTTTGCCGACGAATTTATTATCAACCGCTACCAATCTTTATTCAGCGACCAGGGAGTGGACTCCGAACGAATCAGCATGAGGGCTACGCTACCCATGCAGGAGTATCTGCAACTTTACAATACAATAGATATTGCCCTCGACCCATTCCCCCATAACGGCCACACAGTTACCTGCCACACCCTGTGGATGGGGGTCCCGGTCATAGCTCTACTGGGAGAAAGGTATGCCGCCAGGATGGGGGCAAGCGTCCTCGTTGGGACCGGCCTGTCAGAACTGGTGGCACCTACGACTGATGACTATATTTCAATGACCACCACACTTGCCAATGACCTCAAACGGTTATCAGAGTTACGTAACTCCATGCGCGACCGCCTGTCTCGTTCTCCGATATGCAACACGCGCCGCTTCGCCCAAAACTTCCTTCAGGCGATGCAGCAGATGGCCACACCTTGGCTTATCAGCCACTGA
- a CDS encoding cytochrome C: MPTTGFKNTILSIIIGKLIFATKYLCLLAALCLIDNTHCHAADTMDIPESNEPLNQLSLNDCAKCHPGVVASIHSKGMAHRDKLTCTGCHPGHPPHDTGIIPLCNQCHQGAAHFGLTNCLECHTNPHTPMEITLAKTITGPCTTCHNGQLEQLQDYQSIHSTLDCTACHTHHGYLPPCFNCHQSHLEGMANATCMECHKPHMPLEVNYAPDTPSEYCGPCHLEVYSLLGASRAKHRNVKCAECHATKHKTIPECQKCHNTPHSQSILSQFESCGKCHGLAHDLRLNQIDIRLENLAH, encoded by the coding sequence ATGCCCACTACCGGATTTAAAAACACCATCCTGTCGATAATAATAGGCAAGCTGATATTTGCAACCAAATATCTTTGCCTCCTCGCTGCCTTATGCCTTATCGACAACACCCATTGCCACGCTGCCGACACGATGGACATCCCTGAGTCCAATGAGCCCCTGAACCAACTGAGCCTCAATGACTGCGCCAAATGCCATCCAGGTGTTGTCGCCTCTATTCATAGCAAAGGCATGGCACACCGAGACAAGCTTACCTGCACCGGATGCCACCCTGGCCACCCCCCCCACGATACCGGCATCATCCCTCTATGCAATCAGTGTCATCAAGGAGCTGCCCATTTCGGCCTGACCAACTGCCTGGAGTGCCACACCAACCCGCATACCCCCATGGAAATCACTCTTGCCAAAACCATTACCGGTCCTTGCACCACCTGTCATAACGGCCAACTCGAACAACTGCAGGATTACCAATCAATCCATTCAACCCTCGACTGCACCGCATGCCACACCCATCACGGCTACCTCCCCCCATGCTTCAACTGTCACCAATCACACCTAGAAGGCATGGCCAATGCAACTTGCATGGAGTGCCATAAACCCCATATGCCCCTGGAAGTGAATTATGCCCCAGACACACCTTCTGAATATTGCGGCCCTTGCCACTTGGAAGTTTACTCTCTCCTAGGGGCCAGCCGCGCCAAACACCGCAATGTTAAATGCGCAGAGTGCCATGCCACCAAACATAAAACCATACCCGAGTGCCAAAAGTGCCACAACACACCACACTCCCAGTCCATCCTGTCACAATTTGAAAGCTGCGGCAAATGTCATGGCCTAGCCCACGACCTGCGGCTTAATCAAATTGATATCCGCCTCGAAAATCTGGCACACTAG